One window of the Sphaerochaeta associata genome contains the following:
- a CDS encoding SLC13 family permease, whose translation MKARSIRAFLQKEPVLSIALVLACISLFFVPPSMGYIDYIDWKTLGCLFALMLVVAGFRKMYLFTKLSTILLRYAHTPRQVSMILVGVTFFSSMLVTNDVALITFVPLTIVVFSLCKETRPILFTVILQTVAANVGSSLTPVGNPQNLFIYSYYHIGLGDFFLTMFPYVFSGGVLVGLLLLFIPKVSQSFTLQVQETPSIAKGKLIRYTLLFLVSLAAVFDFVSWPVAVLIVVVASEKLLLKDVDYSLLLTFVGFFVFVGNIGHLKQVTDSLTRLLEKREFFVSLLASQIISNVPATLLLAQFTGNATELLKGVNAGGCGTLIASMASVISFKIFAHYEAKRTIVYLGFFTIVNILFVLLFLFIHLFW comes from the coding sequence ATGAAAGCTCGCTCGATTCGTGCATTTTTACAGAAGGAACCTGTTTTAAGCATTGCCTTGGTTCTGGCGTGCATTTCCCTTTTTTTCGTGCCACCTAGTATGGGGTATATCGATTATATTGATTGGAAAACCCTTGGCTGCCTATTTGCCTTGATGCTCGTCGTCGCAGGTTTCAGGAAAATGTATCTGTTTACCAAGCTATCAACAATTCTTTTACGATATGCACATACACCCAGACAAGTAAGCATGATTTTGGTGGGGGTGACCTTCTTCTCATCCATGCTGGTGACCAATGATGTCGCCTTGATCACCTTCGTTCCGTTGACGATCGTTGTTTTCTCGTTATGCAAAGAGACTAGACCGATCCTGTTCACCGTCATACTGCAGACAGTGGCTGCCAATGTCGGCAGTTCTCTTACGCCGGTCGGTAATCCTCAGAACCTCTTCATCTATTCGTATTATCACATCGGACTTGGAGATTTCTTTCTTACCATGTTCCCATATGTATTTTCAGGCGGTGTCCTGGTAGGCCTCCTGCTACTCTTCATCCCCAAAGTCTCTCAGTCCTTCACCCTTCAGGTGCAGGAGACTCCTTCAATTGCCAAGGGAAAACTGATTCGATATACGCTTCTATTCCTGGTATCACTGGCCGCAGTATTTGATTTTGTTTCCTGGCCTGTTGCGGTCCTCATAGTGGTGGTTGCAAGTGAGAAGCTGCTCCTCAAGGATGTGGACTATTCTTTGCTCCTTACCTTTGTAGGTTTCTTTGTTTTTGTTGGTAATATCGGACACCTCAAGCAAGTTACCGACTCCTTGACAAGGTTATTGGAAAAACGTGAGTTCTTTGTATCCCTTCTTGCCAGCCAAATTATCAGCAATGTTCCTGCAACATTGTTGCTCGCCCAATTTACCGGCAATGCTACTGAACTCTTGAAAGGTGTGAATGCAGGAGGATGCGGCACCCTGATTGCATCCATGGCCTCGGTGATTTCCTTCAAGATTTTCGCCCACTACGAAGCCAAGCGAACGATTGTGTACCTAGGCTTCTTCACCATCGTCAATATACTCTTTGTCCTCTTGTTCCTGTTCATCCACTTGTTCTGGTGA
- a CDS encoding metallophosphoesterase family protein translates to MKCAVLSDIHGNLRAFEAVLADAKASGADSIIFLGDLIFMGLDPQLCYDLLMEQKPIVAIKGNTDENLEHIAELSGTSSKEEHLLKLIKYAHIRMHEQAKKHLATLPTVKRMELEGLSVLCCHGTPYSVDEGIYQNQPFSPAFAKQLSDEKVELVLSGHTHIHADFVRNGIRFINPGAVGYSFDGDVRASYALLSLSDGSVQCKIRRVEYDIKRYQMEVDHAMEGFKLLDRLQYALTYGKPLN, encoded by the coding sequence ATGAAGTGTGCAGTGCTCAGTGACATCCATGGAAACCTACGAGCCTTCGAAGCGGTACTCGCAGATGCTAAGGCCTCCGGCGCTGATAGTATAATTTTTCTTGGAGATCTCATATTCATGGGTTTGGACCCACAGCTTTGTTACGATCTGCTGATGGAACAAAAACCAATAGTCGCCATCAAGGGCAACACCGATGAAAATTTGGAACATATAGCTGAGTTGAGCGGAACATCCTCCAAAGAGGAACATCTGCTCAAACTCATCAAATATGCTCATATCCGCATGCACGAGCAGGCGAAAAAACACCTCGCAACCCTTCCTACTGTAAAACGGATGGAGCTTGAAGGGTTGTCTGTCTTGTGTTGCCACGGAACACCGTACAGCGTAGATGAAGGAATCTATCAAAACCAACCGTTCTCACCTGCATTTGCAAAGCAATTATCCGATGAGAAAGTAGAACTTGTCCTCAGTGGTCATACCCATATCCATGCCGACTTCGTACGCAACGGCATTCGATTCATCAACCCAGGTGCAGTCGGGTATTCTTTTGACGGGGATGTTCGTGCAAGCTATGCTCTGCTCTCGCTTTCAGATGGCAGTGTGCAGTGCAAGATTCGCAGGGTTGAATATGATATCAAACGCTACCAGATGGAAGTAGATCATGCAATGGAAGGATTCAAACTACTGGATCGACTTCAATATGCACTGACGTATGGCAAGCCGTTGAATTGA
- a CDS encoding calcium/sodium antiporter yields MLLPILAVVGGLIVLVISSDRFVDGAAATARFFGMPSLLIGMVIVGFGTSAPELVVSMLAAMDGNPGLAIGNAYGSNIANIALILGLTALLNPVQVSSKILRKELPILTFVTLFSGFLLLDLELSLFDAALLLLLLALLMIWTFFNGLKKEPDALADDIERAVPKPISLRRAMLYLVFGLLFLILSSRLLVWGAVEIAQIFGVSDLIIGLTIVAVGTSLPELASSILAAKKGEHDIAIGNVIGSNLFNTTAVVGVAGAIKPFTVDSLVLSRDMVVMTILTISLFIIGYGFRKNRQGRVNRFEGAGLLIMYAIYTTVLIFTA; encoded by the coding sequence ATGCTACTTCCCATCCTTGCCGTCGTCGGCGGCTTGATTGTCCTGGTTATCAGCTCCGACCGTTTTGTCGACGGAGCTGCAGCTACTGCTCGGTTTTTTGGAATGCCTTCCTTACTCATCGGTATGGTGATTGTCGGGTTTGGAACAAGCGCACCAGAGTTGGTGGTATCGATGCTTGCTGCAATGGATGGTAATCCTGGCCTCGCCATCGGAAATGCCTATGGTTCCAACATCGCAAACATTGCCCTGATATTAGGCTTGACTGCATTGCTCAATCCCGTACAGGTCAGTTCAAAAATCTTGAGAAAAGAGTTGCCGATTCTTACTTTCGTTACTTTGTTCTCTGGATTTCTCTTGTTGGATTTGGAACTATCCTTGTTCGACGCAGCATTGTTGCTTCTGCTGTTGGCGCTTCTGATGATTTGGACATTTTTCAATGGACTTAAGAAAGAACCTGATGCTTTGGCCGATGACATCGAGCGAGCTGTGCCTAAACCGATAAGTCTTCGGCGGGCCATGCTGTACCTGGTATTCGGTCTGCTCTTTTTAATTCTAAGCTCCCGTCTTCTCGTCTGGGGCGCTGTCGAAATTGCACAAATTTTTGGAGTGAGTGATTTGATAATCGGCCTGACAATCGTTGCGGTCGGAACGTCTTTGCCTGAATTGGCCTCCTCGATCCTTGCAGCCAAGAAAGGTGAACACGATATTGCCATTGGAAATGTCATCGGCTCGAACCTGTTCAATACAACAGCGGTAGTCGGTGTTGCCGGTGCGATTAAACCGTTTACGGTTGACAGCCTTGTTCTCAGCCGTGACATGGTGGTGATGACCATACTTACAATATCTCTCTTCATCATCGGCTACGGCTTCAGGAAGAACAGACAAGGCCGGGTGAACCGATTCGAAGGGGCCGGACTGCTGATTATGTATGCAATCTATACAACGGTTTTGATTTTCACCGCCTGA
- a CDS encoding NAD-dependent protein deacylase, translated as MAEKEAVFAKKFEILKALIKNSRSTVVLTGAGISTLSGIPDFRSSSGVYATTWKSYQVEEILSISFFKHNPEIFYAWAKEYWYKLDDYKPNTVHTALALLEQKGYLEGLFTQNIDMLHKKAGSRKCYEVHGSAEHHHCTNCNAYYSYHWVAPIVLTGQVPRCTECGSVIKPDIVFYGENLDGFTLSRAYEMFNHAHLCLVLGSSLVVQPAASFPAYTVHRGAPLVIVNAQKTSFDGSATLRFTDLQQFSEALEKYLVALEPRKLLV; from the coding sequence GTGGCGGAGAAAGAGGCGGTCTTTGCAAAGAAGTTTGAAATCCTCAAGGCGTTGATTAAAAATTCCCGATCGACGGTCGTGCTTACCGGCGCCGGCATCTCCACGCTCTCGGGCATACCCGATTTTCGCAGCTCCTCGGGAGTGTACGCCACCACGTGGAAATCTTACCAGGTGGAGGAGATCCTCAGCATCTCTTTTTTCAAACATAATCCGGAAATCTTCTATGCATGGGCCAAAGAATATTGGTACAAGCTTGATGATTATAAACCAAATACGGTACATACAGCTTTGGCTCTGCTTGAACAGAAGGGATACCTTGAAGGTCTCTTCACCCAGAACATCGATATGCTTCACAAGAAAGCGGGAAGCAGGAAATGTTATGAGGTTCATGGAAGTGCTGAGCATCATCACTGCACCAACTGCAATGCATACTACTCCTACCACTGGGTTGCACCAATCGTACTAACCGGACAGGTTCCACGATGCACCGAGTGCGGTTCTGTGATCAAGCCCGACATCGTGTTTTACGGAGAAAACCTTGATGGCTTCACCCTCAGCAGAGCCTATGAGATGTTCAATCATGCCCATCTGTGCCTGGTTTTGGGTTCCTCCTTGGTTGTTCAACCTGCAGCATCTTTTCCTGCATATACCGTGCATCGGGGAGCCCCGTTGGTTATAGTAAACGCACAAAAGACCAGCTTTGATGGTTCGGCCACGCTTCGGTTTACAGACCTGCAGCAATTCTCTGAGGCCCTTGAAAAGTATTTGGTTGCCTTGGAACCTCGAAAACTATTGGTTTGA
- the miaB gene encoding tRNA (N6-isopentenyl adenosine(37)-C2)-methylthiotransferase MiaB gives MIHTYWLETYGCQMNVAESNALELQLKGAGLVPAEKAEDADCAILNTCTVRKSADNRIWGRLGFFTHIKSKKPLTLIVTGCMAERLQEDLKDEAPQIDYVIGTNDKQRIVDILTSVDGKMDEHSHSYTFGTSYYQEGEFSSYIPIMNGCNNFCAYCIVPYVRGREVSRPVEDILKELAFLDSKGVKEVTLLGQNVNSYHYIEADGQVVNFPKLLKRICSEKNSIKWIRFDSPHPKDFSQELIQVIKEEKQIARHLHMPLQSGSSRILSLMNRKYSRTQFLSLIDDLRLAVPSITFSTDVMVGFPSETEEEYQETLSVLSHMRCLEAFMYYYNPREGTKAVEMQEQIDEEEKGRRLQAMIEFQHAIFAREKQKRIGSMVEVLVTQVSKHDHKNMLGKTEHNEMVAFPSTARIGEFVVVQLTSLSGNTYTGVQCP, from the coding sequence ATGATTCATACCTATTGGCTGGAAACCTATGGTTGCCAGATGAACGTAGCTGAAAGCAATGCACTGGAACTTCAGCTCAAAGGGGCAGGACTGGTGCCGGCAGAAAAAGCAGAGGATGCAGACTGCGCCATACTCAATACTTGCACGGTGCGCAAAAGCGCCGACAACCGCATATGGGGAAGACTCGGATTCTTCACCCATATAAAAAGTAAAAAGCCCTTGACCCTGATTGTTACAGGCTGCATGGCTGAACGTCTTCAAGAAGACCTGAAGGATGAAGCCCCGCAAATCGATTATGTAATTGGTACCAACGACAAACAAAGAATCGTAGATATTCTCACATCAGTGGATGGGAAAATGGACGAGCACTCCCACTCCTACACCTTCGGCACCTCATATTATCAGGAAGGTGAATTCAGTTCCTACATCCCCATCATGAACGGATGCAACAACTTCTGCGCCTACTGCATTGTTCCCTATGTGCGTGGCCGAGAGGTTTCACGTCCTGTTGAAGATATTCTGAAGGAGCTCGCATTCCTGGACTCAAAGGGTGTCAAGGAAGTGACACTGCTTGGACAAAACGTCAACAGCTACCACTACATTGAAGCGGATGGGCAGGTCGTCAACTTCCCAAAGTTGCTGAAAAGAATCTGCAGTGAGAAGAATTCCATCAAATGGATACGTTTTGACAGCCCTCATCCCAAGGACTTCTCACAGGAACTCATACAGGTGATCAAGGAAGAAAAGCAGATTGCCAGACACCTGCACATGCCGCTGCAAAGCGGCTCTTCACGCATTTTGTCCTTGATGAACCGAAAGTATTCGCGTACACAGTTTCTATCGCTCATAGACGATCTGAGGCTTGCTGTTCCATCCATAACGTTCTCCACCGATGTAATGGTGGGCTTCCCCTCTGAAACAGAGGAGGAATATCAGGAGACGCTTTCTGTCCTCTCGCATATGCGGTGTCTTGAAGCTTTCATGTATTACTATAACCCTCGTGAAGGCACAAAGGCTGTTGAAATGCAGGAGCAGATCGATGAGGAGGAGAAGGGAAGGCGGCTTCAGGCCATGATTGAGTTCCAGCATGCTATCTTTGCCAGGGAAAAACAAAAACGGATTGGCTCGATGGTTGAAGTACTGGTAACACAGGTTTCGAAACATGACCATAAGAACATGCTCGGAAAAACCGAACACAACGAAATGGTGGCTTTTCCCTCTACAGCCCGCATAGGGGAGTTTGTCGTTGTTCAGCTGACGTCTCTCTCCGGTAATACCTATACGGGTGTACAATGTCCCTAG
- the folD gene encoding bifunctional methylenetetrahydrofolate dehydrogenase/methenyltetrahydrofolate cyclohydrolase FolD, with amino-acid sequence MQILTGKEVAEKVYETLQSDCNAFVEKYGFPPTLAVILVGTDPASQSYVQGKKQACLSLGFGHRDYHLDAETSQDELLELIHTLNNDPSVHGILVQMPLPPHLDADLVIQNIKVEKDVDGFHPQNVGNLLIGKPGFISCTPLGVLHILDYYALSCEGKHVVVLGRSNIVGKPMASLLMQKGRDATVTICHSKTEELEQITKQADILIAAIGKPLFVTESMVKEGCIVIDVGINRVEDPSRKRGYRLVGDVDYEHVAPHCKAITPVPGGVGVMTIAMLMKNTMQAALQLAQKEM; translated from the coding sequence ATGCAGATACTAACAGGAAAAGAAGTAGCGGAAAAAGTATACGAAACACTGCAATCCGATTGCAACGCATTTGTGGAGAAGTATGGTTTTCCCCCAACGTTGGCTGTGATTCTCGTAGGGACCGATCCGGCAAGCCAGAGTTATGTGCAGGGCAAAAAACAGGCTTGCCTCTCTCTTGGGTTCGGCCATCGCGATTATCATCTCGATGCAGAAACAAGCCAAGATGAACTGCTTGAGCTTATTCATACATTGAACAATGATCCTTCGGTCCATGGTATCCTCGTACAAATGCCGCTTCCCCCTCATTTGGATGCCGACCTGGTAATACAGAACATCAAGGTGGAAAAGGATGTCGACGGATTTCATCCGCAGAATGTAGGAAATCTTCTGATCGGAAAACCAGGCTTTATCAGTTGCACGCCGCTTGGTGTATTACATATTTTGGATTACTACGCCCTCTCCTGTGAAGGAAAGCATGTTGTCGTGCTTGGCCGCAGCAACATCGTAGGCAAGCCCATGGCGAGCCTGTTGATGCAAAAGGGCAGGGATGCAACGGTAACCATCTGCCACTCCAAGACGGAAGAGCTTGAACAGATTACCAAACAAGCCGACATTCTCATTGCAGCCATTGGCAAACCGCTGTTTGTGACCGAATCCATGGTCAAAGAGGGCTGTATTGTCATCGATGTCGGAATCAATCGTGTAGAAGACCCCAGTCGAAAACGTGGCTATCGACTGGTCGGGGATGTGGACTATGAACACGTTGCTCCCCATTGCAAGGCCATTACTCCGGTTCCCGGTGGGGTCGGGGTCATGACCATAGCCATGCTCATGAAAAACACTATGCAAGCAGCTTTACAGCTTGCACAGAAGGAAATGTAA
- a CDS encoding TP0733 family outer membrane beta-barrel protein, which translates to MKKFLLLVVLMSIAITSAFAVPYYDKGNQMFSFTLGTSFPTFTYFFEDNEFRAGLGEGNTGAKIGGYGAISYQVFNSPTSAIGGEIGYDFNFSASNMLFTAVPFYAKYSFFPVQGQLDLPISFGLGGAYIKYNDASLMTLFANMQVGLTWYPGDHWGFGLTTGLWLIPEFNYDDALKQDNALAGFIPLTLSITYRQ; encoded by the coding sequence ATGAAAAAATTCCTTCTGCTTGTAGTATTGATGTCTATAGCCATCACGTCGGCTTTTGCCGTTCCCTATTATGACAAGGGAAACCAGATGTTCTCCTTTACCCTGGGCACATCGTTTCCCACATTCACTTATTTTTTTGAGGACAATGAGTTCCGTGCAGGTCTTGGAGAGGGCAATACCGGTGCCAAGATCGGTGGTTATGGAGCTATTAGTTATCAGGTGTTCAATTCCCCTACATCGGCAATCGGTGGTGAGATCGGATACGATTTCAACTTTTCGGCATCCAACATGCTTTTCACCGCTGTTCCCTTCTATGCCAAATATTCGTTCTTCCCGGTCCAAGGCCAATTGGACCTTCCTATTTCATTCGGCCTCGGCGGGGCGTACATCAAGTACAACGATGCCTCCCTGATGACTCTGTTCGCCAATATGCAGGTTGGACTTACTTGGTATCCCGGCGATCATTGGGGATTTGGATTGACTACCGGGCTTTGGCTGATTCCTGAGTTCAACTACGACGATGCACTCAAACAGGATAATGCCCTTGCCGGCTTCATTCCTCTCACGCTTTCCATTACATATAGACAATAG